A genomic window from Chlorobium phaeobacteroides DSM 266 includes:
- a CDS encoding class I SAM-dependent methyltransferase → MDRMLISADKQSREMAELYDALSGEYDLRESPFTFADQTFSFLSVLDSYALLDRITQEEFVKDEQMPYWAEIWPAAIALSSFIAEDLMLEGRRVIEIGAGVGMVSVTAARFGAGVLATDYSTEALRFVRYNALLNRVSLETARLDWRSVMCSEQFDFLFAADVLYERVNLLPVVTAIDKLLKPDGVAYVADPRRRLAEQFLELAAENSFIITPELHEFRIGRPPVAVTIYRITRCQQLS, encoded by the coding sequence ATGGACAGGATGTTGATTTCCGCTGATAAGCAAAGCCGGGAGATGGCTGAGCTTTATGATGCACTTTCCGGAGAGTATGATCTTCGGGAGAGCCCCTTTACATTTGCCGATCAAACGTTCAGTTTTCTCAGTGTTCTCGACAGTTACGCGCTGCTTGACAGAATAACGCAGGAAGAGTTTGTCAAGGATGAGCAGATGCCCTACTGGGCAGAAATATGGCCTGCTGCGATCGCGCTTTCTTCTTTTATTGCCGAAGATCTGATGCTCGAAGGGAGGCGGGTGATTGAAATCGGCGCAGGAGTCGGCATGGTGTCTGTAACAGCAGCGCGTTTTGGTGCCGGTGTGCTGGCTACTGACTATTCGACTGAAGCGCTGAGGTTTGTTCGCTATAATGCGCTGCTTAACCGAGTCTCTCTTGAGACAGCCCGTCTTGACTGGCGAAGCGTGATGTGCAGTGAGCAGTTTGATTTTCTCTTTGCTGCCGATGTCCTTTATGAAAGGGTCAACTTGCTTCCTGTTGTTACAGCCATTGACAAGCTGCTTAAACCGGACGGTGTCGCTTATGTGGCTGATCCTCGACGAAGACTCGCTGAACAGTTTCTTGAGCTGGCCGCTGAAAACAGCTTTATCATTACGCCTGAGTTGCATGAGTTCAGAATAGGCAGGCCTCCTGTCGCGGTGACTATCTATAGAATAACAAGATGTCAGCAGTTGTCATGA
- a CDS encoding DUF4905 domain-containing protein, translating to MSAVVMNNGTMRFTRRWSFHAGEGALVWQLVFPQTGEVVGQKLLRESRRSLFFSLDSATGRVLFDDLPLIGDDGSLNTPDGWYTGIETTAHHLVYCYCYQRESPEHLGLWAIDPGSGQVVWARRDVVFVANLEETFLVYTPSSFGGFPERHYLLLDPLAGSTVRTIGFDSMTANALRREMTPEEDRQGLLLPQFVSEGMVEETLALRRAGIDAPQHCECIVLGPLLVAARYEPSSVSGRWNTVLGVWFDAVRVYEEVMEKDGEKPCLNNFLIRDLSLYYIKEKEELISVSL from the coding sequence ATGTCAGCAGTTGTCATGAACAACGGAACCATGAGGTTTACACGCCGGTGGTCATTTCACGCGGGAGAGGGTGCGTTGGTATGGCAGCTTGTTTTTCCTCAAACGGGCGAGGTGGTTGGGCAGAAGCTTCTCCGTGAGAGCCGTCGTTCGCTCTTTTTCTCTCTTGATTCGGCAACAGGGCGGGTGCTTTTTGACGATCTTCCTCTTATCGGCGATGATGGTTCTCTCAATACTCCGGACGGGTGGTATACCGGCATTGAGACTACAGCTCACCATCTTGTATACTGTTATTGTTATCAACGGGAAAGTCCGGAACATCTCGGCCTGTGGGCGATTGATCCGGGATCGGGACAGGTGGTCTGGGCGAGAAGGGATGTTGTTTTTGTCGCTAACCTTGAAGAGACATTTCTTGTCTATACCCCGTCTTCTTTTGGCGGGTTTCCTGAACGTCACTATCTGCTTCTTGATCCTCTTGCTGGCAGTACGGTCAGAACGATCGGGTTTGATAGCATGACGGCAAATGCGCTTCGACGTGAAATGACACCTGAAGAGGATCGCCAGGGGCTGTTATTGCCTCAATTCGTTTCGGAAGGTATGGTGGAGGAGACCCTTGCGCTTCGTCGTGCAGGCATTGATGCTCCGCAACATTGTGAATGCATTGTGCTCGGGCCGCTTCTTGTGGCTGCAAGGTATGAGCCATCCTCCGTTTCCGGTCGATGGAATACCGTTCTCGGTGTCTGGTTTGATGCGGTTCGGGTCTATGAAGAGGTGATGGAGAAAGATGGAGAAAAACCCTGTTTGAACAATTTTCTCATCAGGGACTTATCACTGTATTACATAAAAGAGAAAGAAGAACTGATTTCAGTCAGCCTATGA